The segment CACAAGTTGCATTTAATATTGATCTATCAAATTGACCTGGTCATTTCTGGAGATGATGTAGTCACTACAGGCAGGTTAATGAcagttagaaataaaatgtttggctGTTGTCTCATCAGCCGGATTGTTTTCATGTCATGATTTTGTACAGTTTAAACGACTCTCGTAACTGCTTGGAGAAAATTGGACTGCAGTGGTTAACCTGCGTTTTTGGttaatcttttatttctcaGCTTGGAGGAAATCCACAAACTGTGAATGTGTTTTAGTCTTTAGATATAGTTTGAAAGAAgccttgtgttttaaaaatgactgaaacgATGAAGGGGTTTATCATCGGGCCCCACTTTTGGCTgtgttgccttttttatttttaaccctttGTGCTCATACATTTataatgggggaaaaaaactggatttttttgtgaaatttaatTACAGATGTGGTGGAATGCCTCTCCTCTCTGTCAATCCTTTAACAGTACACTCACAATGATATAGAAGTCCACAAACCTATGCATTCAAACACCCACTGCTTTAGAAAAGTTGCAGCATGTTGTTGCAATACTCGGCCAGTGAACCACCAGAAAACAGGCGTGTCAGGAGTCCTGGCCAGCATGACAAAGAGTGTGTGAACCTCTGGAGGGAGGAGGGAAGCAGGGGTTGCACAAAGATGTAATGGTTtgtttctcccccccccctgaAAACTGTGGAATAGAGGTGTAGAAggattttgtgaaaatgtcagCTGTGTCACTATGTAAGATGTATTTACCCTTTGAAAATGTGGCAAATGTATTGCAGGACAAATAAAGATGTCAAGCTGAAGAAGTCATttaacttttcttgtttttcctcctaaatTTCAGTTTTGCTACCACCTACAGGCCTTTTTATGTATTAAGTTTGTGAATATGATGAAGTGCCTCCTGGACAACAGCGGCTGTAATAAAGGTCCAAAGGACCATCGTAAATATAACACTGTGTTTGCACAAGAGTTTTACAATCAACTGTGTCATGTGGAAGACATTTTAGGTTGTTAAAGTTAACAGCACAAATTATATTCCATATAAACTTatcaaaacttgttttatttcttaaatagAGGGAAAGATTTGTTAATGATTCTCTCATGGTTAAAATGGTCTCAGTAAGTTGGTGATAACTCAGAATCATTTTTTCAAGAAATCTGAAACAAAGCTGGGCTCTTGGCTTTAAAATAGGCCATCTGCATACTTTGTTTTGGCAGATTTTAGAagctaaatggtaaaaaaagaaggcaaaTCAAACACATTGATCACATTAGAATATTGCTGTTAGGaagttttaaagttattaaaaaaatagtataAAAAGGTAATAATTTGACATTAAATCCATTAGattaaagcaaatataaagaaactgGCAAAGTTCTGAAGGTATATTATATTGAATTACTGCTGGTGATGTTGCTTATGTCACTATTATTGTATGTAATGACCTACATGGTGACACTAATAGTGTTTAATATTATataaagtactttttaaatattttcatccAAGACATGAAACCCAGTTTGTCTTATTTGTGAAAGATGTGGTTTTTCCTTTGTAGGGCAGGTGGTTTGCATAATTATGGGAAGGTTCTCTTCCTGGTTTTCAAGGGTTATAAAATATTGGAGTTTGTCCTGTTGCAAAGAAACTGACGAGGACTGAGTGTTGTtgataaaaaacagacagcatattctttttcttttgtttttataaaaatctcAACCATGTCATTTAGTAGGAATACAATAAAGAAAATGCTTCCTAAGGTAAGAATAATCTTCTCTTCTTAAATAGTTCAATTTTCACGGAATCAACAAACAATTTGTGGCTCAAATTTTGTATTAAAGcgtttgatttttaaagtatgtttttgtttgttttatgtctttaaaaggCATATCTGAGAAAATATGTGGCCGATCAAATTTATGTTGCATTAATTTACTTCAAAAACCTTGTTCCTGTGATGGATCAATATGGTACGTGACAAAATAATACCTCTCATTGTAATGCTTTATTAAACAGTAGAATATATGACTTCAGAGATTCtgtcattgttgttttatacagtttataatGACGGAACCAGAAAGAACTTGATGAGTCTCACTGGGACTATTCCTGCCACCATTTCAGGTAATCGAGTTAGCACTTTGTTCTGTGCAGGACacattaaaagcattttatgttTGATCTGTAAGTAATGGCAAACAAATTCTCTAATTTTGTCTGAACTTCTGTTCTCTGTTGTCTTATAAGACATGACCTACAACATTCCCATATGTCTTTGGATTGAGCCAAACTACCCCCAGTCTGCTCCTGTCTGCTATGTAAAGCCCACACAGGAGATGGTTGTCACAGGGAAATATGTCACAAACAGTGGAGAAGTCCAGCTGCCTTACTTGGAAGAATGGAAGAATGTAAGAGCTGAAACAATGTCTAATGTACGCTTTTTAACAGAGCTCTGTCAAAGACACCAAATAGGATGTGGGTTAATGTTTAACACAGTCTGAAGTAGTTTACAGCAGCGTGAAGCTACTGCGGCTTTTTTCCCTCTGTTATAGGGTGAGTGTGACTTGGTGGGCCTGCTGCAAGTGATGGTTGCCATGTTCGGAGAGTTTCCACCTGTGTGTATGAAACGTCATCCAGAACACGAACAAGCCTCGTGTAAGTAGCACCCACACACGCTGCAAAAATACAATCTGAagttaaaacatgcagaaatatAAACCGCATCTGATAAGTAAAAAGTCAAGTACACATTTATCACTGACAGAATGAGTTGAACTTTATCCATGTATTTGACAAACTTGTTATTTATTgggaaatattttgcttctgttttagGTTGGCAGcagtacaaacaaacagatgagacCTACTGTCTGTCTTTAACTAGAGATGATGGTCAGCCTTtccaaaaggaaaatgaaactaattGTTAACATCTTGtgaaatctgtaaataaattctgtaAGAAGTGTTTGTCTTAGTTGTAATATCTTGTAGATGTTTAGATGTGCAGTGCTGACCAGATGATATTGACATTTTatactgtttttaaacataaaacttgtGTTGTGATTTGGTAGGAAATGCTCttcttaaaaaatatgttttttagcttcctaaatatatttttttcctgaccaCCCTGAATTACTTTACAAGTAGCTCATAAAACCATCTGAACTGCAACTACAGGCCAATTCTGTGGTGTCATTTGGACTTATGAACCAATAAACCAGACACAACCAGGCACACCTTTtaattttctgattaaaacagcaaataaatgtAGGCAAAcaaagtgcaaaacaaaacctgtgcaCTACTGTAAgctctgtttgctgttttagttCATACAATGTCTCAGATAGTTTAAACTATTAGTTTAAGGATAAAATAGAAACAAGATTATTCTTTTTTAGATAAATGCTAAAATACCAAGACacagcaaaagaaaactgatgtgAAACTGTCTGatttgagtgtgtttgtgtgtgtaaataaaagtgtctgttttttgattttcacagatattaCTTGAACAACCGTGTataaatgttgtaaataaatttttgaTTTCATCTTTATATGTTGTTTCGTGGTTCATTTAccataattataattatttgatTAACATTGTATTAACACATATCTCACAAAATACAGTAACAGGGAGTTTTAGTAATAATTAATGGTTTTTATTCGGTACTTTCAACACAGTATCTACTTAAGTATTCACTATAGTTTTATAATTTGCTGTGGTTTACGCTGCTTTATCTGGCccagattttaaaatttattaatcTTATCTTGGTGACATCCAAGAAACAAGACATACAGCATGTACCATTTGAACAAATCccacaataaagaaaaacataaatctatTATTAGGATATTTGTCAGTGGTGTGCGGCTCCGCCCCACGTCAGCGAACACAGTTTCACCGGAAATAGTTAACAGGACTCCCGGAAGTTTCTTTTGTTGATCTTCGGATACTTGTTTTTCTATCGCCTTGTGGaactgaacattttctgttgtttccttttttatgctAGTAGTTCATTTGCTTACTATCGACGTGTAGCACCTAAATATTACCTATAGTGAACTGGAAGACACCTGAAGAATCCGAATCGCTGTGTCTCGTCGGCTCGAGGCTGGGCTAACGTTAGCCTAGCATTCACTGAAGTCTTACTAATTAGCACCGTCGGGTTGTGTTAGCCTTCACTCCGACTGGCTTAAAAATCGGCTTTTCGGTCACTTCAGAGTTTAACAGGAGCAGATAAAGACACTTCCGAGCAACATGGCAGTTGTCAACGAAAGTGCCCTGAAGAAAATGCTAAAGGTAAGGCTGGCGCTTTGTGATCGTTGGAGGGTAACAGTTAGCTCATGTTCCCCAGATGCCACTAGGTTCTCATAGGTTCCCATTTCCTGATCAGGTGTTCTAAGAAACAACTTTTTAAGACTCCTTTTGGAAACGTTTAATATGTTAACTCTTGTTTTTGCTGTCGAGGCTTGCTTGTGGGGTATTTTATTGAGCTACTCCGAACTAATCCTTCACAAAGCGACGCGTTAGGTTTTAAAgcttatgtttatttttatacccTTTTAATATGATCCCACCATTCTGAATTacattacttttatttctgcctcAAAGTTTGTTTGACTTTGGAGAAATGTCCATCTAACGGGTGGTTTAGTTCAGATTTTCTCATGGTTTCAGTTTTAATATCTTGTAAATCGGTCTTtgggtttctgtttttgcaatGGAAAAACATTAATTGAGTCTAAAGGAACATAATATGTGTGCAGACCTTAAATTCCACTTGCTAAAATGTACTACTACTGTACATGAGTACAAACCCACTTTATTCAGTAGCACATGTATTGACTCATTTTAATGTCAACAATTGTGTCTGAGCTTAAATTATACTaataagttgttgttgttgtttttcctcttctttcatttttattgtccaGCAATACAAATATAGAGATCTGACCGTCAGAGAAATAACAAACGTCATCTCCCAGTACAAGGATCTGAAGCCGGTTATGGATGCTTACGGTAAGCTGAATCATGCTGGCTCTTGTGTTTTAGACCATTTGTTATactttgttttctcattaatGATGATCTGCACTTTTGTGTTCCAGTGTTCAACGATGGGTCTTCAAGAGACTTGATGAGTTTGACAGGGACCGTCCCTGTGAGCTACAGAGGTAACAATAgtgttttcttattaaaaaatagCCATTGACGAGTTCCTCCtcaattttatgtttgttcCGTTTTCAGCAAGGTAATTGCATACTTAACATTTGAATGGAGAGACAGACTGCAACATGACTTCACATACATTTACATAATTTTGAAGTGACTCTTACTGGACATCGAAAAAGGCAATTCAATTAAGTCCTAAAACTGTTATACACAAAACCTAGCTGCCATCAACACAATGGAAACttaaacaattttattataATAGGTTTATTATTAACATTATATTAGCATTGACTTGTCAGGAGTATTAGTATGATGAACGTGACTGTTGTAAAGATAAGTTAAGGTTCAGTTATTACTGACAGGCCAACCTCGCTTGGAGAGAGAAAACCAAGGTGTGTTGTTGCCCCACAagctaaatacaaaaaaataaagcaaattatGATTCGGTTGttcatgtgttttctttttttggagcCAGTCATCAAGGCACTGGTTTATGTAACTTCCTTTTGATTTTCAGACAAACGTTATTACACCACATGTTTCGTTAAACcattgtttggttgtttttttttaaatacataaataactCATTTGCTCTGCATTTTATCCAGTTGTTCCTTGTGCTCTTGAGCACAAATCCTAAAAATACCTGAATATAACGCACCACTTGTTAAGAGTGAGATGgtttaaatgtgtgtatgtTCTGTAGGTAATGTCTACAACATCCCAGTGTGTTTGTGGCTGTTGGACACATACCCCTACAACCCTCCGATATGTTTTGTTAAACCAACGAGTACCATGATGATTAAAACTGGCAAGCACATCGATGCCAATGGCAAAATTTACTTGCCTTACCTACATGAGTGGAAACATGTAAGTGTGATATATTTGGTTAATGCTAATTAATATGTCAGTTACATTTATTATCATaggtatttttattaaatatgtctGCACGAAACACCATTTGCACTCTGTAGTAGCATACAACATTGGTGATTTCATCAGTTTCATAGTTTGTGTCACAGAAAACCTGTTTCtaatttgtgttcatttctcctgtgaaatcaaataaagttgTCTTATAGGTTCAGGGAGTCACAGTTTATTCCTGACCTTATTTGTTTAGAGCCAAATggtgcatttctttttatctaaGCAGGTGTTTCAATGCAGCATATCAGAACTTAACACACATCCCATAGATGTATTAAAAGTAGTTACTGTTTATATTGAGCAGATCAGttgtgttgttttacatttatttctaacACTTTAttaagaatttttaaaaaaatgcaccgAGCTTAAATGCTTGAGTTTGAATGCACACACCCCTCTTCTACCACACAGatcatttcttttgtaaaaagTTCTTCTTGTGCCTAATTCTGGACAACCAAAACCAATCTTTAACATGCGAGTCTCTTTAGA is part of the Kryptolebias marmoratus isolate JLee-2015 linkage group LG11, ASM164957v2, whole genome shotgun sequence genome and harbors:
- the zgc:123278 gene encoding tumor susceptibility gene 101 protein, which codes for MSFSRNTIKKMLPKAYLRKYVADQIYVALIYFKNLVPVMDQYVYNDGTRKNLMSLTGTIPATISDMTYNIPICLWIEPNYPQSAPVCYVKPTQEMVVTGKYVTNSGEVQLPYLEEWKNGECDLVGLLQVMVAMFGEFPPVCMKRHPEHEQASCWQQYKQTDETYCLSLTRDDGQPFQKENETNC